The Paenibacillus mucilaginosus 3016 genome includes the window CCGGCCTACAGTGCGGCGAAGGCGGCGATCAACAACTTCACCCAGTGGCTCGCCGTGCATATGGCCGACGTCGGCATCCGGGTCAACGCGATCGCGCCGGGCTTCTTCCTCACGGAGCAGAACCGCCGGCTCCTGACGAACGAGGACGGCTCGCTGACCGAGCGCTCCCACAAGATCATCACGCACACCCCGATGCGCCGGTTCGGCCGGCCGGACGACCTGATCGGTACGCTGATCTGGCTGGCCGACGACAGCATGTCCGGGTTCGTGACCGGCATTACGGTGCCGGTGGACGGCGGGTTCATGGCCTACGCGGGAGTGTGAGGGAGCTGATGGCGCACCTGACGGTAAGAGAGGTCATCCGGTCGCTGGAGGAGCCCGTAGGCGTGCTCGAGAAGACGGTCGACACCCTCAAATGCGGAAGTCCGGATAGGGTGGTGACCGGTATTGTCACGGCATTCATGCCGACGCAGCACGTCCTGGAGCAGGCGGCGGCCCTGGGGGCCAATCTGGTGGTCGCCCACGAGGGGGCGTATTACAGCCACCATGACCCGGCCGATTTCCTCGAACAGGATCCCGTGTATCTGGAGAAGCGGCAGTGGATCGAAGCCTCGGGACTGGCGATCTACCGCTTCCATGATTACTGGCACCGGTACCGGCCGGACGGGATTATGACCGGCCTGCTGCAGAGCCTCGGCTGGGAGGAGTACGTCGTGGAGGATCTTCCTGCCGCTACCATCCTCGAGGTTCCCGCCCTAACTCTGGGGGAGGCGGCCGAGGTAGTCAAAAGCCGCCTCGGCCTCGCCTTTGTCCGGGTGAGCGGCGATCTGTCCACGCCGTGTACGCGGATCGGCCTGCTGGCCGGCTACCGGGGCGGAGGGGGCAGCGCGATCCCGCTGTTCGGGAAAGGGCAGGTCGACCTGATCATTGCCGGCGAAGGGCCGGAGTGGGAGACGCCCGAGTACGTCCGGGATGCCGTTCACCAGGGCAGGCCGAAGGGGCTGATCATGCTCGGCCATGCGGAGAGCGAAGAGCCCGGCATGCGGTACCTGGCGGAGCTTCTACAGCGCCGGTTCCCGGAAGTGCCCGTGCACTTTCTCGCGGATAAGCCGGTGTTCCGGGCGGTATAGCACGTTATATTGAGCGGCAGGGGGAGGAGTGACACGCGCCGGTACGGCCATGGCCGCTGCCCCCCTGCGTTTCCGAAGGCTCTCCAGATCAAGCTTGGAGAGCCACTCTTTTTACACAGCTGCTTATGTCGCCTTTACGTGCCTCTTCTTCCGCTTGGGCGTGCTGCCTCCGGTATTCGCTCGGGGAGCTCCCCGTCCACCGCTTGAACTGGCGGCTGAAGTGGGCGATGTCCTTGTACCCCAGCACGGAAGAGATCTGTTCGACGGAGAGCAGGGAGTTCGACAGAAGCACCTTGGCTTCCTGAAGTACAAGCTCGGACAGGTACGCCCGGGGGGCGGTGCCGTACACCTGCCGGAAGACGCGGGAGCAGTGGGACGTGCTGATCCCGAGCTCGGCGGCGATGTCGTCGATGCCGTAGTGGCGTTCAAGCGGGATGCCCTGCTTGAAGTGCTGGCTGGCAAGCCCCTGCAGGCGGCTGCGGATCTGGTGGGCGAGCTCGGCCTTCTCGTAGGAAGCGGCGAGCGTGTCCGCTTCCTGGGATACCGCCTCCCACAAGGCGCCGAACAGATCGAAGATCGCCGAGTGCAGCCGCATCCGCTGGGCCATCGTCGCCGTGCCGGCGAGGCGGGTGATCCCGATCAGCCTAGCAAGCAGGGGATCGACCTGCCGGGTCAGCGGGCTGTCCCGGTGGAACAGCGTCTGCTGCAAACGCCCCAGCATGGACAGGAACAGCGGATCGTCGATGCTGAAGTGGATGCAGAAATACGTGAACGGCTGCCCGTTTGCGCTCCGGCTGGCATGCGTCTGACCGGGGCGGATCACCATGAGGTCGCCGGCCTGCTGGTGCAGCGGGACGCCCTCAACTTTCATCAGCTGCTCTCCTTCGAGCAGGTAATTAATTTCGAACTGGGAATGCTCATGCATCGGGTAATCCCAGCTTCCGCTCACCTGGCGCAGGTGAATCCCGAACAGGTTGATCGTGGTATTGACATCGGGCAGAAGGACTTCGTCGATGATGTGCCCTAGAGAGGGCGGAGGATACGAGCCGGCCATGGGTGTTTGCTCCTTTTTCAATGTCTGAAGAACTTGTGAATCACGGTGGTGTCCGCGCTGTAGAGCTCCGTCTTCTCAGGCTGCTCTAATCGGTGAGTTTTGGCAGCGTTCGCACGGTCTGAGAGCGGTTGATCAGTCCAACGTCATCTGGTTCTTTCCTTTCCGCTGGTCTATCGTGTATGCGTTTACCCTATTTGCGTTTCAGTATAGCATACCGGCCCGATTTGGGTAAATTACTGCGCGATTTGACAATGGTTCCGCCGGAGACGGCTGTGCTAGGATGGACGTAATCTGACAGATCCGGCGTAAGCTCCGGCTGCATTGAGGGAGGAACACACGATGTCGAATGCGAACCTGTTTTTTAACGCACACCATGCACCGATCGGCGCTTTTGCCAGTTTTACGTTGGGCTTCCGCGGCAAGCGCGGCGGATTGGGCCTGGAGCTCGGCAAGCCTGCCGACGAGAATATCTATATCGGCTTTGAGTCCCGCAGCGGGGGGTATTATGAGGCGCTCCCGTTCTTCG containing:
- a CDS encoding helix-turn-helix domain-containing protein, yielding MAGSYPPPSLGHIIDEVLLPDVNTTINLFGIHLRQVSGSWDYPMHEHSQFEINYLLEGEQLMKVEGVPLHQQAGDLMVIRPGQTHASRSANGQPFTYFCIHFSIDDPLFLSMLGRLQQTLFHRDSPLTRQVDPLLARLIGITRLAGTATMAQRMRLHSAIFDLFGALWEAVSQEADTLAASYEKAELAHQIRSRLQGLASQHFKQGIPLERHYGIDDIAAELGISTSHCSRVFRQVYGTAPRAYLSELVLQEAKVLLSNSLLSVEQISSVLGYKDIAHFSRQFKRWTGSSPSEYRRQHAQAEEEARKGDISSCVKRVALQA
- a CDS encoding Nif3-like dinuclear metal center hexameric protein; amino-acid sequence: MAHLTVREVIRSLEEPVGVLEKTVDTLKCGSPDRVVTGIVTAFMPTQHVLEQAAALGANLVVAHEGAYYSHHDPADFLEQDPVYLEKRQWIEASGLAIYRFHDYWHRYRPDGIMTGLLQSLGWEEYVVEDLPAATILEVPALTLGEAAEVVKSRLGLAFVRVSGDLSTPCTRIGLLAGYRGGGGSAIPLFGKGQVDLIIAGEGPEWETPEYVRDAVHQGRPKGLIMLGHAESEEPGMRYLAELLQRRFPEVPVHFLADKPVFRAV